The Clostridia bacterium genomic interval CGCGGAGACCGATCTCGACCTCGGGCATTACGAGCGCTTTATCGACGAAAATCTTACGAAGTATTCCAATTTGACTTCGGGAAAAGTGTATTGGAACGTTTTGAACAAAGAGCGGAGAGGGGAATACCTCGGAGAGACGGTGCAGATCATTCCGCACGTTACGAACGAGATCAAGGCGTTCATTTTGAAAAACGCCGAAGTCACCGAAGCGGACGTCCTCATCACCGAGATCGGCGGCACGATCGGCGATATCGAATCGCAGCCCTTTTTGGAAGCGATCCGTCAGCTTTCTTTGGAAGTGGGCAGAAGAAACTGCCTGTTTATCCACGTTTGCCTGGTGCCGTATATTTCCGGTTCGGACGAGTTTAAGTCCAAGCCGACGCAACACTCGGTCAAAGAGTTGCAGGCGATGGGCATTCATCCCGATATCATCGTCGCGCGGTCGGATAAGGACGTAGGCAAAGAGATTCGCAAAAAGATCTCGATGTTCTGCAACGTGGCGGAAGACTGCGTGATCTCCAATACCACGCTCGACTGCTTGTACGAGGTCCCCGTTATGCTTCATAACGAGGGCACGGATGACGTCGTCTGCCGCGAACTCGGCATTTCTCTTCCCAAAGCGGATATGCGCGAGTGGCAAAATATGGTTGATTCCGTGCGCGAACGGAGCGGCGAAGTTACCGTCGCGCTCGTCGGCAAGTACGTTAAACTGCACGACTCTTATCTCTCGATCGTCGAGGCGCTGAATCACGCGAGTTTCGTGGTCGGGAAGAAAGTCAAGATCAAGTGGGTCGAAAGCGATAAGCTGACCGAAGAAAACGCCCCGGAGATCTTTGCCGATTGCGCGGGCATCCTCGTCCCCGGAGGCTTCGGCGACAGAGGGATCGAGGGAATGATCACCGCTTGCAAATATGCGCGCGAACATAAACTTCCTTATTTCGGAATCTGTCTCGGAATGCAGATCTCGGTCATCGAGTACGCCCGCCACGTCCTCGGATTCAAGGACGCGAACAGCCGCGAATTCGATGAAAAGAGCGAGCATCTCGTCATCGATCTGATGCCCGATCAACAAGGCGTGATCAAAGGCGGCACGATGCG includes:
- a CDS encoding CTP synthase, encoding MKYIFVTGGVVSGLGKGIVAASLGRLLKLRGLKVAAQKLDPYMNVDPGTMSPYQHGEVFVTEDGAETDLDLGHYERFIDENLTKYSNLTSGKVYWNVLNKERRGEYLGETVQIIPHVTNEIKAFILKNAEVTEADVLITEIGGTIGDIESQPFLEAIRQLSLEVGRRNCLFIHVCLVPYISGSDEFKSKPTQHSVKELQAMGIHPDIIVARSDKDVGKEIRKKISMFCNVAEDCVISNTTLDCLYEVPVMLHNEGTDDVVCRELGISLPKADMREWQNMVDSVRERSGEVTVALVGKYVKLHDSYLSIVEALNHASFVVGKKVKIKWVESDKLTEENAPEIFADCAGILVPGGFGDRGIEGMITACKYAREHKLPYFGICLGMQISVIEYARHVLGFKDANSREFDEKSEHLVIDLMPDQQGVIKGGTMRLGAYPCKVKEGTTLYSCYEEPLIKERHRHRYEFNNEYKEAFERAGLTVSGTSPSGHIVETVELSDRDFFVGVQFHPEFKSRPNKPHPLFVRFVQASADKKRA